TGACAGCAAGTGCGTTACACGCGCCGCCTCGCTCGCTCATGGAAGAAAGAACCTCCTGGAACTGGAAGTTGAAGAATGGTTGAATGCCACATTCTGCTGCTGCTGGAAAAGAAGCTTCCTCTCGGCAATTTTCCCGAGCAAAGCCATCTGCTCGGCGGCGAACACGCAGCAGCCTTGCGAGTAGAGCATGGTCTGGGCCACGGGGGAGTTCACCAGCACCTGGAGAATCTGGTTCCGGGTCAGCCTACCCAGGCCTCCGAACACGCCGCTGTATAAACTCTGGGCCGGCGTGAAGGCCGagaatgaggaggaggagggcatGGTCTGGAGGGCCTTGAGTTGGGCCTGAAGGAACTTCACATACTTGTGGGCCTCCTCGAGCATGGTGGCCATGTCCATCTTGGTGTCCCACGGCATCAACTTACGCAAGCTCTGGGTCTTCTCGCTCACCTTCTGACGCCGCCGGCTCGCCAGCTTGCTGTGGGGCATAACCGCCGGTTGGGATGAGAGAACGACCGGAGGAGGATTCAGGTTGAGGTTAAGGTTGGGAACGTGGTAATGGTAGCAGCTCTGAACGATTGACTCTAGGGTTTGGGAGTTGGTGGTTGTCGTCGAGTCGAGTCTGAGGCGTTTGGATGGCAAGACTGACGCAGAAGGATATAgttggggttggggttgggaATGGGAGTGTTCGAGTGACTGTAGGAAGGGTAAGTGTGGGAAGACTGAGGAGCATTTGAGCTGATCATGAGAGGGTACTGGTGAGTTGGTTAAGAAATGGAATGGCGGAGAGTGAGTCGACTCGGTATCGAACTGCTCGTAGGGAAGGGGTTCGCTTTTGGGGAGCTTGAGCTTCTTGTTGTCCTCCGAATCTTCATTGTTGTTGTTGAAGTTGAGGTGTGCTTCTCCAACTCCAAGTCGGTGGCAGTTATGACT
This is a stretch of genomic DNA from Carya illinoinensis cultivar Pawnee chromosome 3, C.illinoinensisPawnee_v1, whole genome shotgun sequence. It encodes these proteins:
- the LOC122303854 gene encoding transcription factor bHLH117 — translated: MKMERGFDTSFAGGEGCEDGSFNAMFSGVSLQSLLTDNTLLPFYADYFPPLEDVNCSTPTTTSFPFSFFSEDYPSSHNCHRLGVGEAHLNFNNNNEDSEDNKKLKLPKSEPLPYEQFDTESTHSPPFHFLTNSPVPSHDQLKCSSVFPHLPFLQSLEHSHSQPQPQLYPSASVLPSKRLRLDSTTTTNSQTLESIVQSCYHYHVPNLNLNLNPPPVVLSSQPAVMPHSKLASRRRQKVSEKTQSLRKLMPWDTKMDMATMLEEAHKYVKFLQAQLKALQTMPSSSSFSAFTPAQSLYSGVFGGLGRLTRNQILQVLVNSPVAQTMLYSQGCCVFAAEQMALLGKIAERKLLFQQQQNVAFNHSSTSSSRRFFLP